One Candidatus Acidiferrales bacterium genomic region harbors:
- a CDS encoding RHS repeat-associated core domain-containing protein — translation MAHPSMFKGAVLLSIFRLAEQNLSVSATTKDQLSFTGAAYDAAGNMLTDGTNTYGYNAESEIKSAAGVTYTYDGDGNRVEKSSGTLYWYGLNSAPLEETNLTGGMLRDYIFFDGARISVYTPTSTVLGFFDDHLGSTSKLEEVSSSGTVSQGFDSDYYPFGRAHQFKDSYDPAFKFMGKERDEETGLDNFGARYNDSTIGRFISADWSSVPEAVPYANLTNPQTLNLYAMVSDNPETFADLDGHLSGTEGLCWVDFCAGSTQTEAAREGDGPPAPSNTGDGQQLSNSQQAAGANANVQSDQQKAKEQKKPGFWKRTWNWLTHHKTEVVVQVMIMAATDGAAGPEEVAGDVAEATAETVGESVGTAGEAAEAGFADDSSLAAHFEKHGAEFGAKSEGEYEALAKDFLSGPKLEGVLEKVRPNGDILRYNPATNEFGVISKSGAIRTFFKPTNGLAYFNAQ, via the coding sequence GTGGCGCACCCTTCAATGTTTAAGGGTGCGGTTTTGCTCAGTATCTTTCGCTTGGCCGAACAAAATCTGAGCGTCTCTGCCACAACGAAGGATCAGCTTTCGTTCACCGGCGCGGCATACGACGCGGCGGGCAACATGCTGACCGACGGGACCAACACCTACGGCTATAACGCCGAGAGTGAAATCAAATCGGCGGCGGGGGTGACATACACCTACGATGGCGACGGCAACCGCGTCGAAAAATCCAGCGGCACGCTGTATTGGTATGGCCTGAACAGCGCTCCTTTGGAAGAAACCAATCTGACGGGCGGGATGCTGCGGGATTATATCTTTTTCGATGGCGCGCGCATTTCGGTGTACACGCCTACATCGACGGTGCTGGGGTTCTTTGACGATCATCTGGGATCGACGAGCAAGCTGGAGGAAGTATCCTCTTCGGGAACAGTGAGTCAGGGATTTGACTCGGACTACTATCCGTTTGGGCGAGCGCATCAGTTCAAGGACAGCTACGATCCGGCGTTCAAATTCATGGGGAAGGAACGCGACGAAGAGACGGGGTTGGACAATTTTGGTGCGCGCTACAACGATTCGACGATTGGGCGGTTCATTTCGGCGGACTGGTCGAGTGTTCCCGAAGCGGTGCCGTATGCGAACCTGACCAATCCTCAGACGCTGAACCTCTACGCCATGGTCAGCGACAACCCGGAAACGTTTGCGGATCTCGATGGGCATTTGTCGGGAACTGAGGGGTTGTGCTGGGTCGATTTTTGCGCAGGAAGTACGCAAACCGAGGCGGCTCGGGAAGGTGACGGGCCTCCTGCGCCGTCGAACACAGGCGACGGGCAGCAGCTTTCTAATTCGCAACAGGCTGCAGGCGCAAATGCGAACGTACAATCTGACCAACAAAAAGCGAAGGAGCAGAAGAAGCCCGGTTTCTGGAAGCGCACTTGGAACTGGTTGACACACCACAAAACCGAAGTTGTCGTCCAAGTTATGATTATGGCTGCGACTGATGGTGCCGCAGGACCTGAGGAAGTGGCGGGCGATGTGGCAGAAGCCACCGCTGAAACCGTGGGGGAGAGCGTTGGCACTGCAGGTGAGGCAGCTGAAGCGGGCTTCGCCGACGATTCAAGCCTCGCCGCGCACTTTGAGAAACACGGCGCTGAATTTGGAGCTAAAAGCGAAGGCGAGTACGAAGCGCTCGCAAAAGACTTCCTGAGTGGACCTAAGCTAGAAGGCGTCCTCGAGAAGGTCAGGCCGAACGGCGACATCCTCAGGTATAATCCTGCCACAAACGAATTTGGAGTCATAAGTAAGAGCGGAGCCATTCGAACGTTCTTCAAGCCAACTAATGGACTGGCTTACTTCAATGCGCAGTAG
- a CDS encoding tetratricopeptide repeat protein has translation MPENQGTVPSGEVNWDRYNLAVAMRDSGHVAEALDEIRKLTHFASDPNEKATLLANEVVCLRLMGRFEEAWGALKQAYPLVPECSPTYVFLGFHESRLLFDQLRGEEALRRVEGLLSHCADTLQELEAKDTYENLQSLRGILLVQLNRSAEARPILEAAASYEPAWDWVSYSLGLCYLDLGQLDEAKRRFREALDLGVSGALELRTHYRLGIIYFEQESHGWARQEFETCLSLKEERDPSRRNIYEWLAATCHALGQYDEAAKYSKLANQG, from the coding sequence ATGCCTGAGAATCAAGGAACAGTTCCAAGCGGTGAAGTCAATTGGGATCGTTACAACCTTGCCGTTGCAATGAGAGATTCAGGTCACGTCGCCGAAGCTCTCGACGAGATACGCAAGCTGACACATTTCGCGTCGGACCCCAACGAAAAAGCTACCTTGCTTGCAAACGAGGTCGTCTGTCTCAGATTGATGGGACGTTTCGAGGAGGCTTGGGGGGCGTTGAAGCAAGCTTATCCGCTCGTTCCTGAGTGCAGTCCAACCTATGTGTTTCTTGGCTTTCACGAATCGCGCTTGTTGTTTGACCAACTCCGTGGCGAAGAGGCACTCAGACGTGTCGAGGGGCTTCTATCGCATTGTGCAGACACGTTGCAAGAGCTAGAGGCAAAGGACACCTACGAGAACCTTCAAAGCCTCCGTGGAATCTTGTTAGTGCAATTGAATCGTTCAGCCGAGGCACGTCCAATTCTCGAAGCGGCCGCTTCCTATGAGCCGGCATGGGACTGGGTTTCTTATTCCCTTGGGCTCTGTTATCTCGATCTTGGCCAGTTGGACGAGGCAAAACGACGGTTTAGGGAAGCTCTCGATCTGGGTGTGTCTGGTGCATTGGAACTGAGAACACACTATAGGTTGGGAATCATTTACTTCGAGCAGGAGTCGCACGGATGGGCAAGACAGGAGTTTGAAACTTGCCTATCCTTGAAAGAGGAGAGGGATCCGTCTCGCAGAAACATCTATGAATGGCTCGCGGCTACCTGCCATGCTCTCGGGCAGTACGACGAAGCCGCGAAGTACAGCAAGTTAGCCAATCAAGGCTAG
- a CDS encoding RHS repeat-associated core domain-containing protein, whose product MLTDGTNTYAYNAESEIKSAASVTYTGVYPELARRGGRSRRNGDGNRVEKASGTIYWYTSASLSPGGAGTEILDESNSSGTITNEYVFFGGKRVAMRNVTSGTIYYYEEDMLRSSRTQRGLPGRRRVEPGRQKGLPGPRQGEPGRSVQAGQTSVCYDADFYPFGGERDITNTCTQNYKFEGKERDTETGNDDFGARYYTSRLGRWLSADWSSVPEAVPYANLTNPQTLNLYAMVRDNPETFADLDGHVSCGQTLPGSNEDCTKTAPSPAATTGGNDPASNTSGDSQPQSPSATAAQDAADANAAQQQNPNQNQDAGQVQNQQQPGQQQSNGQQNQPSSSTNIPGRLPPAANPAGNAAKQKTFRPQEETKPELRKINRPAPKILGEKPVEELTRFERITLFIARFATAVANFAGRLVVPVMVRPPCNSGPGAPPCMS is encoded by the coding sequence ATGCTGACCGACGGGACCAACACCTACGCCTACAACGCCGAAAGCGAAATCAAATCGGCGGCGAGCGTGACGTACACCGGAGTTTATCCTGAGCTTGCCCGCCGTGGCGGGCGCAGCCGAAGGAACGGCGACGGCAACCGCGTCGAGAAGGCCAGCGGCACGATTTATTGGTACACTTCGGCTTCGCTCAGTCCAGGCGGCGCGGGAACGGAAATCCTCGACGAGTCGAACAGCAGCGGGACGATCACCAACGAATATGTCTTCTTCGGCGGCAAGCGCGTGGCCATGCGCAACGTCACGAGCGGCACAATCTACTACTACGAAGAGGACATGCTGCGGAGTTCGCGTACTCAACGGGGCCTCCCAGGTCGACGGCGAGTCGAGCCTGGGCGGCAGAAAGGGCTCCCAGGTCCCCGGCAAGGGGAGCCTGGGAGATCGGTCCAGGCGGGGCAGACGTCGGTTTGTTACGATGCGGATTTTTATCCGTTTGGCGGGGAGCGCGACATCACCAACACCTGCACGCAGAACTACAAATTCGAAGGCAAAGAACGCGACACGGAGACGGGCAACGACGACTTTGGAGCGCGGTATTACACATCGCGGCTAGGAAGATGGCTTTCGGCGGACTGGTCAAGCGTTCCCGAGGCGGTGCCATACGCGAATCTGACGAATCCGCAGACGTTGAACCTCTACGCCATGGTCAGAGACAACCCGGAGACTTTCGCCGATCTCGACGGACATGTTTCGTGCGGGCAGACGCTGCCCGGTTCGAACGAGGATTGCACGAAAACCGCGCCGAGCCCTGCCGCCACCACAGGCGGGAACGACCCTGCTTCGAACACGAGCGGCGACAGCCAGCCGCAATCTCCAAGCGCGACTGCCGCGCAGGACGCGGCAGACGCAAATGCGGCCCAACAGCAGAACCCGAATCAGAACCAAGATGCAGGCCAGGTTCAGAATCAACAGCAGCCTGGCCAGCAACAGTCGAACGGACAGCAGAATCAGCCCTCCTCGAGTACAAACATTCCGGGAAGGCTTCCACCTGCGGCAAATCCCGCAGGGAACGCCGCAAAACAGAAAACGTTCCGACCTCAAGAAGAAACGAAACCGGAACTTCGGAAAATCAATCGACCGGCCCCAAAGATACTTGGTGAGAAACCCGTCGAAGAGCTTACAAGGTTCGAGAGGATTACGTTATTCATCGCACGATTCGCCACTGCCGTTGCCAATTTTGCCGGAAGATTGGTGGTTCCGGTCATGGTGAGGCCGCCGTGTAACAGTGGACCGGGTGCACCGCCATGCATGTCCTAG
- a CDS encoding heavy metal translocating P-type ATPase, which translates to MASAPNVERKPALKKSGESSSHFGEAGLRLFARWQSASAISALTIAGILLHLFLRYVLETAPAAYLSPLFVVLFFGGIPLVLTLTMKALHREFGSDLLAGISIVTSVLLGEYLVGVIVVLMLSGGTALEQFASRRASSVLDSLAKRIPSVAHRKSGSSISDVALENVAIGDLLIIFPHEICPVDGVVIAGHGSMDEAYLTGEPFEISKIPGSLVISGAVNGQSALTIRAEKLAVDSRYATIMRVMQETEQRRPRLRRLGDKLGAWYTPIALLLAIAAWALTHESHRFLAVLVVATPCPLLIAIPVAVIGAISLSARRGIIIKNPGVLEEIDRCRTLIFDKTGTLTYGRPALWEITCVPGYLRKDVLQLVASLEVYSKHPLAAAILEAARAEGLSPEPASEISERPGEGLRGTVNGREILITGRSKLARQNVSLPPVVPGLECLVFLDGNFAAAFHFHDAPRQESRLFLAHLKPRHAINNVMLVSGDRDSEVRYLADLVGIRDVHSAKSPEEKVEIVRQEARRQKTLFVGDGINDAPAMQAATVGVAFGLSSDITAEAADAVVMETSLAKVDELMHIGRRMRHIALQSAVGGMALSVLGMLAASLGYLPPVEGAIVQEVIDLLAVLNAVRVALPFKALADF; encoded by the coding sequence GTGGCTTCGGCACCAAACGTCGAGCGAAAGCCTGCGCTAAAGAAGAGCGGCGAAAGTAGCTCGCATTTCGGCGAAGCAGGGCTGCGGCTGTTTGCTCGCTGGCAAAGCGCGTCTGCGATTTCCGCTCTGACAATTGCTGGTATCCTCCTTCACTTGTTTCTGCGTTACGTCTTGGAAACGGCGCCCGCAGCCTATCTTTCTCCTCTTTTTGTCGTCTTGTTTTTCGGTGGAATCCCCCTCGTCCTCACCTTGACGATGAAAGCTCTGCACCGCGAATTCGGCTCCGATTTGCTCGCGGGGATTTCCATCGTCACTTCTGTGCTGTTGGGTGAATACCTCGTGGGAGTCATTGTTGTCCTGATGCTCTCGGGAGGCACGGCTCTTGAACAATTCGCTTCGCGCCGCGCATCCTCGGTCCTCGATTCCTTGGCGAAGCGGATACCTTCAGTGGCTCACCGCAAATCCGGTTCGAGCATCTCCGATGTGGCCCTCGAAAATGTCGCCATAGGCGATCTCTTGATCATTTTCCCCCACGAAATCTGTCCCGTGGACGGAGTCGTTATCGCGGGTCACGGAAGTATGGACGAAGCTTACCTGACCGGTGAACCGTTCGAAATTTCGAAGATACCCGGCTCTCTGGTGATTTCCGGCGCGGTCAATGGCCAGTCGGCTTTGACCATTCGCGCCGAAAAGCTCGCGGTCGATTCGCGCTACGCAACCATCATGCGCGTCATGCAGGAGACCGAGCAGAGGCGCCCGCGGCTCCGTCGCCTCGGCGATAAGCTCGGCGCGTGGTACACCCCCATTGCTCTCCTTCTCGCGATTGCTGCATGGGCGCTGACGCACGAGTCTCATCGTTTTCTCGCCGTGCTGGTTGTCGCCACGCCTTGCCCGTTGCTGATCGCCATTCCTGTTGCCGTTATCGGCGCCATTTCACTCTCCGCGCGTCGCGGCATCATCATAAAAAATCCCGGTGTTCTCGAGGAAATCGATCGCTGCCGGACGTTGATTTTCGACAAGACTGGAACGCTCACCTATGGCCGGCCGGCGCTTTGGGAAATCACCTGCGTTCCAGGCTATCTGCGTAAGGATGTCCTTCAGCTCGTCGCCAGTTTGGAGGTTTATTCGAAGCATCCGCTCGCTGCGGCCATTCTCGAAGCCGCTCGGGCCGAAGGGCTGTCCCCTGAACCAGCCTCGGAAATCAGCGAGCGTCCCGGCGAAGGTCTCCGCGGCACCGTCAACGGCCGGGAAATCCTGATAACAGGTCGAAGCAAACTCGCGCGACAGAACGTAAGTCTCCCTCCCGTTGTACCCGGCCTGGAATGTTTGGTATTTCTCGACGGCAACTTCGCTGCCGCATTTCACTTCCACGACGCGCCGCGCCAGGAGAGCCGCCTTTTCTTGGCTCATTTGAAACCGCGTCACGCCATCAATAATGTCATGCTCGTCTCCGGCGATCGCGATTCCGAGGTTCGCTATTTGGCGGACCTTGTCGGAATCAGGGACGTCCATTCCGCGAAAAGTCCCGAAGAAAAGGTCGAAATCGTTCGCCAGGAAGCTCGGCGCCAGAAAACTCTTTTTGTCGGCGATGGAATCAACGATGCCCCAGCGATGCAGGCGGCAACTGTGGGCGTGGCATTTGGCTTGAGCAGCGACATTACCGCGGAAGCCGCCGACGCCGTCGTGATGGAAACCTCGCTTGCCAAAGTGGATGAATTGATGCACATCGGCCGCCGGATGCGGCATATCGCGCTTCAGAGCGCGGTCGGCGGCATGGCTCTCAGTGTGCTCGGCATGCTCGCTGCTTCGCTTGGCTACCTTCCTCCTGTCGAAGGAGCCATCGTGCAGGAGGTCATCGACCTGCTCGCCGTCTTGAATGCTGTGCGCGTCGCTCTGCCATTTAAGGCGCTCGCGGATTTCTGA
- a CDS encoding universal stress protein, with product MKILLAIDTSRASQDVICEAAVRPWPPATEFCVVHVVDVTGMAAFPALIEEDKLIGQSLVTHAVERLSRPGREISTEVLVGFPRKAVAHYAKEWGADLIMAGSHGQGAIARFLLGSVAQAMLRVAHCSVEIVRCDPKKPRSSGNPMKILLASDGSEYSLAAVKSVASRPWPAGSQVKLVSSVELLALGTEMAAWSSSPAYPESLLVEVWNEARSRARTAVAEARDVLKAAGMKIDDSDAAPEGDPRVVILNVAKEWGADLIVLGSHGWHGIDRVLMGSVSESVALHAHCSVEVIR from the coding sequence ATGAAAATCCTGCTGGCGATCGATACTTCGCGCGCTTCGCAAGACGTGATTTGTGAGGCGGCAGTGCGCCCTTGGCCTCCCGCCACAGAGTTCTGTGTTGTTCACGTCGTGGATGTCACCGGCATGGCGGCCTTCCCGGCGCTGATTGAAGAAGACAAGCTCATAGGGCAATCCTTGGTCACGCACGCTGTCGAAAGGCTGTCCCGCCCCGGGCGTGAAATCAGCACCGAAGTCCTCGTCGGGTTTCCGAGAAAAGCCGTTGCGCATTATGCCAAGGAATGGGGAGCCGACTTGATCATGGCCGGCTCGCATGGTCAGGGCGCGATAGCGCGCTTCCTCCTCGGCAGTGTTGCGCAAGCCATGCTTCGCGTCGCCCATTGTTCCGTTGAAATCGTCCGCTGCGATCCTAAGAAGCCTCGCTCTTCGGGCAATCCGATGAAAATCCTTCTTGCGTCAGATGGTTCTGAGTACTCTCTGGCAGCTGTCAAGTCTGTTGCGAGTCGTCCCTGGCCTGCGGGCAGTCAAGTCAAGCTCGTCAGTTCGGTTGAATTGCTCGCCCTGGGCACGGAAATGGCAGCCTGGTCCTCTTCTCCGGCTTATCCCGAGAGCCTGCTCGTCGAAGTATGGAATGAAGCGCGCAGCCGCGCGCGCACTGCCGTCGCCGAAGCCCGCGATGTATTGAAAGCTGCGGGAATGAAAATTGACGATAGCGATGCGGCGCCAGAGGGCGATCCTCGCGTTGTCATCCTCAATGTGGCCAAGGAATGGGGCGCGGACTTGATTGTTCTCGGTTCTCATGGTTGGCACGGTATCGACCGCGTCCTTATGGGCAGCGTTTCCGAATCCGTGGCGCTCCACGCTCATTGCTCCGTCGAAGTCATCAGATAG
- the ogt gene encoding methylated-DNA--[protein]-cysteine S-methyltransferase, whose protein sequence is MTLAGEILRLLIDRFETPIGQMLIVADHAGNLRAIDWTEHEPRTLRFLQLHYGKNDFQLEAARDPGGLSAAIRRYFAGDLAAIDSIPVQMAGTPFQCRVWQALRKIPCGTTVSYSQLARQIGRPAAVRAVGLANGSNPIPIVVPCHRVIGANGSLTGYGGGLERKRWLLEHEKCAAVSSQQQFLYEAPPISSPSIRLRSG, encoded by the coding sequence TTGACGCTCGCGGGTGAAATTTTGCGTTTGCTGATTGATCGCTTCGAAACGCCCATCGGCCAGATGCTCATCGTCGCCGACCACGCCGGAAATCTGCGCGCCATCGATTGGACCGAACACGAACCGCGCACCCTCCGCTTTTTGCAGCTCCACTATGGCAAAAATGATTTTCAGCTCGAGGCGGCCCGCGATCCCGGCGGCTTATCGGCCGCCATCCGTCGTTATTTTGCGGGAGACCTGGCCGCGATCGATTCCATCCCCGTTCAAATGGCCGGGACGCCTTTTCAATGCAGGGTGTGGCAAGCGCTGCGAAAAATCCCCTGTGGCACGACGGTTTCTTATTCGCAGTTGGCTCGTCAGATTGGCCGTCCCGCCGCGGTTCGCGCCGTCGGCCTCGCCAACGGTTCGAATCCCATTCCGATTGTCGTGCCCTGCCATCGCGTCATCGGCGCGAATGGTTCTCTCACCGGCTATGGCGGCGGCCTCGAGCGCAAGCGCTGGCTTCTCGAACACGAAAAGTGCGCCGCCGTGTCCTCGCAGCAACAGTTTCTCTATGAAGCTCCACCAATCTCTTCGCCATCCATCAGATTGAGAAGTGGATGA
- the nth gene encoding endonuclease III, producing MARKSAKPKAKRKKASAAPKSRAASSSARGANPKRVRAILEKLDQAYPAATCELHHDSAFHLLVATILSAQCTDERVNIVTKTLFPKYPAPKDFAYANPAELENDIRSTGFFRNKTKSIIGASKKIVGEFDGKVPQTMDELLTLPGVARKTANVVLGTAFGIASGVVVDTHVQRLSERLDLTKNADPKKIEQDLMKVIPQDRWILFSHQLIWHGRRVCQARKPRCLECNLERLCYSRDKTV from the coding sequence ATGGCAAGGAAAAGCGCAAAACCGAAAGCGAAACGGAAAAAGGCCTCAGCCGCTCCTAAATCTCGTGCCGCGTCATCCTCCGCTCGTGGCGCGAATCCGAAGCGCGTCCGCGCGATTCTCGAAAAGCTTGATCAGGCTTATCCGGCAGCGACATGCGAATTGCATCACGACAGCGCGTTTCATTTGTTGGTCGCCACAATCCTTTCCGCGCAGTGCACGGACGAGCGCGTGAATATCGTCACAAAGACTCTCTTCCCGAAATATCCCGCGCCCAAGGATTTTGCCTATGCGAATCCCGCCGAGCTCGAAAATGACATTCGCTCCACGGGGTTTTTCCGCAACAAAACGAAATCCATCATCGGCGCCAGCAAAAAAATCGTCGGGGAATTCGACGGCAAAGTCCCGCAAACCATGGACGAATTGCTTACCCTTCCCGGCGTCGCGCGCAAGACCGCAAACGTCGTTCTCGGTACGGCCTTCGGCATCGCCTCCGGCGTCGTCGTCGATACGCACGTCCAGCGCCTTTCCGAGCGTCTTGATCTGACAAAGAATGCCGATCCCAAAAAGATCGAGCAGGACCTGATGAAAGTCATTCCCCAGGATCGCTGGATTCTTTTTTCCCATCAGCTCATCTGGCATGGCCGCCGCGTTTGTCAGGCGCGCAAGCCGCGCTGCCTCGAATGCAATCTTGAGCGCCTTTGCTATTCCAGGGACAAAACGGTTTGA